Below is a genomic region from Isosphaeraceae bacterium EP7.
GCGCCGATCGATCTCCGCCTGGCTCGCCCCGACTCGACGAGGTGCCCGCGATGCGTCCTAAACGTGTTTGCCAGTCGGCGTCCGCCGCGATGGCGTTCTTCGTCATGGCCCTGTCCGGCTCATCCGCCTCCAGCGGCGGCGAACTGGCCCGGATCCCGACGACCCGCGAGCAGCGGACGCTGGAATTTCGGTCGCTCCCGCCCGTCCCTGATCCTCCGACACCGGCGGGTGAGAACCCGATCGACTCGATCCTGGCAGGCTGGCGTAAGGCCCAGAAGACCGAGCTCAGGGCTCCGGTCGATGCGTCGCTGTTCGCACGCAAGATCCACCTCGATCTGATCGGGCTTCTCCCAACGCCGGGCGATGTCGAGGTCTACAAGGCCCGTCCGGATCCGGCAAAGACGGCCGACGCTCTTCTGGGCGACACCCGGGGCTATGCCGAACACTGGATGACGTTCTGGAATGACCTGCTGCGCAATGACGAGCAGACGAGCATCGACGGCCTGCGCAAGCCCATCACCCCATGGCTTTACCGGTCTCTGGTCGAGAACAAGCCCTATGACCAGATGGTCGAGGAGCTTCTGAGCCCCGGGCCAGGCGGTCCCGACGGCTACCTGATGGGCGTGAACTGGAGAGGACGGGTCAACCTGAGCCAGCGGCCACCCGTCCAGGCGGCCCAGAATGTCGCGCAGGTCTTCCTCGCCACGTCCATCCGCTGCGCCTCGTGCCACGACGGATTCACGACCCCCTGGAAGCTGAAGGACGCTTACGGACTCGCGGCCTTCTTTTCCGAGGGGACCCTCGAGACTGCCCGCTGCGAGAAGCCGACGGGCGTCTTCGCCCCGGCGAAATTCCTCTACGACGGCCTCGGAGACGTGGCTGCCGATGCCGACTTATCTACCCGACGGGCCGCCGTCGCCGGGATGGTCACCCGGCCCAAGAATCCTCGCTTCGCCAGGGTTCTGGTCAATCGCCTCTGGGATCGCCTGATGGGCCGGGCCCTGGCCGAGCCGATCGACGAGATGACCGAGCCGACCTGCGCCGAGCTACTCGACTGGCTGGCGTATGACTTCATGGGGCATGACTACGACCTCAAGCACACCATCAAGCTGATTGTCACCTCCAAGGCGTATGCCCAGTCGGTTGCCGAGGGAGAGGCCGTGGGAGAGCCCAACGAGCTAGGCCCGGTCCCGCGTCGCCTTTCTGCCGAGCAGTTCATTGATGCCTTCTCACGGCTGACTGGCTACTGGGCCCGCCCCGCCGAGTTGATGAACATCCCGCTTGACGGTCCCGAAGTCAGGGCCTGGCGTCATCGGAGGCCGAGCCCGCTGGCCGTTGCTCTGGGGCGGCCCACGCGTGAGCAGGTGACGACCAAACGCGTCGAATCGGCCACCGTGTTGCAGGCCCTGGAAGCGACCAACGGCAAGACCCTGGGCGACCTGGTCTCGAAAGGCGCCGAGACACTCCTGGCCTCGGATTGGGCCAAGGACGCAGACGCAGTCAAGGCCGCGAACTTGCTCTTCCTCCGTGCTTATTCCCGCCCCGCGAGCCCCGAGGAGCTCGCCTTCGTCGGGCCGATGCTGGGGCACCCCGGAGACCCGGTGGAAGCCCGGCGCGAAGGGCTGGAAGACTTGCTCTGGATCGTCATCAACAGCCCTGAATTCCAGGTCATTCGTTAATCGGCATCGCAATCGACTCGAACCTTGGAGCAAACTCATGCTCGATCCGAACTCGAACCCGCGGGACGGCCGACGCGAATTCCTCAAATCCATCGGGCTGGGCGCGGCGACCGTCGCCACCTTCGGCGGCCGTGCCTGGGCCGAGGATGGGCCGGCGAAGGATAAGGACGCGCCCGCGGCGACAGCCGACTCGATGATCCTCCTCTGGATGGCCGGCGGCCAGGCGCACACCGAGACCTGGGACCCGAAGACGTACACCCCTTATGTGAAGGGGATGGAGTCGAAGGCGGTCATCTCGACGTTTGATTCGATCCCGACCTCCGTCGACGGCCTGCGCATCTCCGAGGGGCTCCCCGAGTGCGCCAAGGTGATGCACAAGGGAACCCTGATCAAGACCTTCCAGGCGCCCGATCTGGGGAAGATCCTCCACTCCCGTCACCAGTTCCACTGGCACACGGGCTACGTCCCGCCGCAGTCGGTCAACGTGCCGTCAATCGGCGGGTTCATGGCCAGGACGCTCGGGTCGAGGTCCAAGGGAGCCCCCGCCTACGTAGACATCGGCCAGCGGTTTGATGTGGGCGGCGAGGATTTTGAGGTCAAGGCGTTTCACACCGCCGGGTTCCTGGGCGACGACTACGGCCCCTTCTTCGTGCCGCAGCCCGCCGAGGCCACGACCGTCGTCCGGCCCCCCACGGGCATGTCTCGCAAGCGGTTCCGCGACCGGATGGAACGGTTCCACAAGCTTCAGGCCCTCAAAGTCGCCGGCTCATCGAGCAAACTGGGCGACGAATATATCAAGCGAATCGACTCCGCCTTCGAGCTGATGGAATCGCCCGCGGCGAGCGCCTTCGACCTCTCGCTGGAGCCGAAAGAAGTCTACGACAAGTACAATACCGGCCGATTCGGCCTGGGCTGCCTGCTCGCCCGCAGACTGGTCGAGGCGGGCTCTCGATTCATCGAAGTCACCACCGAATATATTCCCTTCTTTGGCTGGGACACCCACGAGGACGGCCATGCCCGACTCGTCGAGATGATGAGGTCGATCGACATGCCGATCGCTCAGCTCATCCGCGACCTCGACGAACGAGGTCTCCTCAAGCGGACACTCGTCGTCGTCGCCTCGGAGTTCAGCCGCGACATGCTAATGGAGGGAAAACCCGGCGAGCCGGTCGACGATCAGGTGGTGGTCCCCGACCTCGTCACCGAGCCGAAGCACTACGGGATGCACCGTCATTTCACCGGAGCCGGCTCGGTTGTCGTCTTCGGCGGTGGCGCCAAGCAGGGCCACGTCCACGGCGAGACCGCCGACGAGCGGCCGTTCACCAGCGTGAAAGACCCGGTGACGATTTCCGAGCTGCACGCCACCTTCTTCACCATGATGGGTATTCGCCCCGACCACGCTTACGAGATCGACGAGCGGCCTGTCTACGCGACCGAGGACGGCAAAGGCAAGCCGATCCGGGGGATTCTCGCGTAAATTGCAGCTCGATCAGGCCCCGGCCCGGCGAGAGGGCCGGGCGAGGTCGATCCATTCGATCGCGGCAAGGCTCGCCGGAACCGATTGCGCATTGGCCTGATGCGGGACGACCCCGAGTAACGGGACATCGCGCAGCCAACGGACGAGTTCCAGCGGGTTGGTCTCGCCGGCGACGCCGAGATCGCCCGACGTTGGCTGGGTCAGGACGACCCCGGCGATTCGGAGGCCGCGGAGACGCGCGGCCTCGACCGTCAGGATCGTGTGATTGAGCGTCCCCAGGCCGAGCCGGCCGACGATGATGAGCGGGTAGTCCAGGTGCGACGCGAGGTCGGCCAGCGTCGCATCCTCGGCGATCGGACAGAGCAGGCCGCCGATCCCCTCGACAATCAAGACCTCGGAACGCGTCGTCCAGGCAGCGACCGCCGCATCGGTCCGGTCGAAGATGAGCTGGCGCGTGAGCCGCCAGCCGGCCCTGCGAGCCGCGACGGGCGGGGCCAGCGGCTCGTCGAGCAGGATCGGGACGACGTGCGAAAGCTCGACTCCGGGACGCGGTCCCAGCGCATCCATCAAGAACCGTGCATCCTCCGGAATTCCATCCTTCCGATCGATGACCGCCCCAGTGGCCAACGGCTTGAGCGCACCGGCAGCGATCCCGCTCAACCCGAGCGATCGGAGGATGGCCGAGGCGACGAAGGTTTTGCCCACGTCGGTATCGGTCCCTGTGACGAGCAAGCCTGGAAGGCTCATCGGGAATTTTCCTCGGTAATCCGCCTGACGCAATCGATCAACGCATCAATAAGCAGATCGATGTGCTCAATCTCGGCGGCGAGGGGGAGCATCACGACGAGGACGTCGCCGAGCGGACGAATCAGGACGCCCGACTCGCGGGCGAGGCGGCAGACGCGAGCCCCGACCTGATCGGAGAAGGCGTATCGTTCTCGGGTGGCCCGGTCCTTGACGAGTTCAATGCCGGCAATGAAGCCTTTACGGCGGACGTCACCGACGTGCACAAGCTGCGCGAGGTCGACCAGGCGAGCGGCGAGGTGGTCCATCTTGGGAACGAGGGTTTCAAGCGTCCGCTCTTCATCAAAGACGGACAGGTTGGCCAGCGCCACGGCCGCCCCGAGCGGATTTCCGCCGTAAGTGTGCCCGTGATAGAACGTCTTCCCATCCGCCGGGGTGCCGTAGAACGCAGAAGAGATCCGATCGGTCGTCAGGGTCGCCGCGAGCGGCAGATAGCCGCCGGTGATCCCCTTGGCCAGGCAGAGGAAGTCGGGCCGCACCGATTCCTGTTCGCAGGCGAAGAGAGTCCCGGTCCGGCCGAAGCCGACGGCAACCTCGTCGGCGATGAGCAGAGTGTCGTGCTCGCGGCAGAGTCGTTCGACCCCTTTCAGATAGCCGTCGGGCTGGACGATCATCCCGGCGGCGCACTGCACGGTGGGCTCGATGACGACGGCCGCGACCTGACCGCGATGCTCGCGCAAAACCTTGTCCATCTCCGACAGGCAGGCAAGGCCACAGGTCTCGCGGGCCTGGCCGAGCGGGCAGCGATAACAGTTCGGCGAGGGCGCACGCAGGCTTGGAAAAAGGATATCGCCGAACATCGCGTGGAACCGATCGACGCCGCCGACGCTCACGTCGCCCAGGGTATCGCCGTGGTAGGCGTCGGTAAGCGAGAGGAACAGGGTCCGCGCGGGCTCCGGATCGGGCTTCTGGCGCCAATATTGATAAGCCATCTTCAGGGCAACTTCGACCGCCGTGGCGCCGTCGTCGGAGTAGAAGACGCGATTCAGGCCCGCGGGAGCACGTTCGACCAGCTCACGCGCCAGGCGGATCGCCGTCGGATGGGTCAGGCCCAGCATCGTGGTGTGGGCGATCTGGTCAATCTGATCACGCAGGGCGGCATCGAGTTTCGAATGACGATGGCCGTGGACGTTGCACCAGAGAGAGCTGACGCCGTCAAGGTAACGGCGACCCTCGGAATCTTCGAGATAGACCCCCTCGCCCCGCTCGATAATGAGCGGAGTCGACTCGGCCCAGGCAGCCTGAGGGGTGAACGGGTGCCAGAGGTGGGCGAGATCCCAGGCCCGGAGCGTGGCGTCGTCTGGCGTGCGAAGGTTCATCGATGGGTCTCGAGGCGGAAGCGGACGGGAGTCCCTGGCCCTGCGCCGAGCAAGGCTGCGGCGTCGCCATTGACGACGGCCACCTCGACACGGTCGGTGCTGCCGAACAAGGCGATCAGGGTGCCCGGGAGGGATTCGCCGTAGGTAGGTGCAAACGAGTCAATGGTCGTTCCGGCGATCTCGATTCGCCACGCCCGTCCGGCCAGCATTCGGGCATCGACATTCGTGATGAGGTTGCCGAAACGATCGCGGTAGAGGACCTGGCCGAGGATTCCGCCGGGTGCTTCGCACGGTTCGAGGCCCGGCAGCGACATGAGTTGCGTGAGAGCCGGGCCAAGTTCGCGGGCGTCGCCGCCGATCAGGAGATGGGCGGCGGCCGGGGCGAAAATATCTCGGCCGTGGAACGTGGCGGAAACTACGGGCCGACGCAACGCCGGGTTGACCAGTTCGACGATGAGTTCCACGCTCCGTCCGGTCAGCAATCCCCCCAGCAGGCCGTTATCGGGCGCGACGAACCAGTGGCCGTCGATCCGGGCGGCGATCGGGAGGCGATCGGTCCCCACGCCAGGGTCGACGACCGCGAGGTGGACAGTTCCCGCGGGAAAGACGTCGATCAATCCGGAGAGGACAAAGGCCCCCTCCGCGATATTCTGGGGCGAAATACCATGGCTGACGTCGACGAACTGGGTACTGGGGGCAAGCCCGAGTACGACCCCCTTCATCTGAGCGACGTAGGGGCCATCGCTCCCGAAGTCGGTCGTCAGCGTCAAGATGCCCGGCTTCATCGGCGGCTCGCTTCGAAAGTCGAGGATTCAGCGAGGGCCGCCTCCCCCCGTCCTGGGCGTACCGACCTGGTCGAGGTCTGGTCCCCACCCTAGCCCTGGATCAGGCCTTGGCCTGGTGCCGGGCAGTGATCTTTGAGGATATTCCCCCCCTCGGCGTGAACTGGCCAACGACCGTCATGCTTCGAGGCTGACAGGCGGCGACAAGATCGTCGAGGATCGAATTGATCGAATGCTCGTAGAAGATCCCCCGGTCGCGGAATGCATTCAAGTAAAGTTTGAGGCTCTTCAGCTCGATGCAAGTGGCGGCCGGGACGTAGGTAATGAGAATCGTGCCGAAGTCGGGCTGGCCTGTCTTGGGGCAGACCGCGGTGAACTCAGGGCAGGTAATCTCGATCTCGTACTCGCGATCGGGGAACTGATTCGGGAACACTTCGAGGGACATCGAGTCGACTCCGGTCCGGGTGCGGCGCGGCCCCAGAGGCCACGTCACGAAACGGGACCGGGTCATTTTATCGAGGAGCCGCCGACGGCGTCTCCCCGACTTCGACGAATCCCTATCGCCGTAGCTCGACGACCAGAGATCCCGGGGGCTCGTCTCCCACCGTCACTGCCCCGTACGTCTTGGGCTCCACTCCGTGGTCGGCCGAGTAGTCGGTCACGCGTGTGAAGCCGGCCTCGCGAGCGAACGCTTCGAGGATCTCCGCCGTGTAGGCGTATTTGTGCTGCCCCTCGCAGAAGAGGTAGTTGACCGCCTGCGAGGCAGGTTCCCGGAAGGCCCTGGGCCAGTCTTCGATCACCTCGCCCCGGGCGACGGCCAGAGCGTGTTGGAAGCTGGGAACGGCAATCCGGGCAACTCCATCGTCCTTGAGGATCCGGCGGATCTCCTTGAGGAGCGCCACCGCCTCGTAAGGGAAGAGATGCTCGATCGTGTGCGACGAGTAGACCAGCGTGCAGCTCGCGTCGGGGAACGGCAACGTGTTACGCAAGTCGATCCAGAGGTCGATCTTGCGCAGGACATTACCGTCTGCGTTGATCAGGCCGTCGAGATATTTATGCCCGCAGCCGAGGTGCACATAATGTCCCTCGGGGTGCTTGGATCCGCCAAGGCGATAGCGGGCCGAAGCATACCAGGTGGCGGGAAGGCAGGCGTAACGGGAAAAGAAGAAGCAGACATCCTTGATGCTCTGGCGGATCATCCTGGGCTCATTGAGGCTGAATTCAATTGACCGGGCCGCATCCGAGGGAGGACGCATGCAGACAATCCGCCGCGCCGGGCCCGAGGAGCCGGATTATGCCCCGGTCAGTCCGTGCGGGTCCAGAGGTTTATCTGACCCTGTCGGTCCAGCCTCGGATCAGGGGAGGGTTGAAGCCACCGAGCTTCGCGTGCCAGCGAGTTCGATGGCATGCTCCAGGCGAGCGAGATTCATCGGTGTCGCGCCGGAATCTCTCCAGAGGATGACACCACTTCGGTTCACCAGGACCATGGTAGGATAGACCTGAATGTGGAGCAAATCTTGGATCTTGGACGGAACCTCAGCATCATCGAGGAGGACCGAATAGTTGACGCCCAGCTTCTTTGCGACTGCGGCGACATTCTTAGCCCGGGAATCAATCGGCCCCTTCTCGCAAGCGATGCCCACAACCTGCAACGTCTTGGGACCGTATCGCTTCTGTAGGGCCGCCAGCCTGGGAATCGATTCGAGACATGGCGCGCACCAGGTGCCCCAGAAGTCGATCAGAATCAGGTCGGAGTCGAAGTCTTTGAACTGAACGGTCTGGCCTTCGAGATTGGGCAGGCTGAAATTGACGATGCGCTGGTTATTCGGGTCGATGGCGGCGGTCGTGGTGCCGGCCTGTGGCGAGGGTTTCCCCTTGGCTCCCGCTCGAGCGAAGCCGAAGCGGCGTCGCGTTGAAACCGGCTTCGGCCCGACGGTCGCGACAGGGGTGGGTAAACCGGTAATTTCTGTTGGGGCCGGACCTTCGGCAATCTTGATCGGGGGTTTCGTCCCAGACGCGAGTTTAGTCGAGGGCTTCGCGACAGGCTTCGGAAGTTCGCCCCAGGATGGACGCTGACGCTCAGTCTCGACGTCTGATTCACTAGCCGGAAAATTCGCCAGCACAACCGGATCGGCGGTCGGCTCGGGTTTCGCGACCGCGAGCGATTTGTCGGGACTAACGTCCTCGTCCGGAGTAGCATCGGCAACCGAGGGCGGCGCTGTGGGCTCGGGGACCGGAAGCTCCGCGACCTTCACCTCGGCGACGGGGACGACCTGGGGAGGCGGGGCCTTGCTTGAGGTGCGAAAGGCTCGCTCGATCAGGGCCGTCTCTTCGGCGTCTGGCCTCTTTGGCGTCGTCGCTTCGGATCGCGCGGGGGGAGCGACCTCCTCCGGCTCGTCGTCGGGAAGGATTGGATCGGGATCGGGAGAAGAGACGCGTCTCGACTGCCCTTGATCCTCGGCGTCTTTGCGGTCCAGGACCTCCGCAGCACCCTTGCGCCAGGCGTTGACAGTCTCCGCATCGGCCTGGGGCGGGACGTCTTCATCCGACTCGCGACGGGCGACTCGCGTCCGACGCGCGGGGGGCAAATCCTCGTCATTGGCCATGACGGAGTCGTCGATTATATCGGACTCCTCGACCGACACCTCTGGATCGGGCTCACTCGCTTCGCTTGCCCGCTTAATCGACTTGCCGGAATGAACAGAGCGGACTTCCCGGAGAGAAATCCGTACACCCGATTCGGGGGCGTTGGCCTCGATCCTCCCACCGAATCGGCGCTCGCCGTCTTCGGTGTCTGCGAGGAGCGTATAGGTCTCGCCGGTTTCGAGGCCACGGATCGTGAAACCGCCCGCTCGATCGGTCTTCGTTTCCTTGACGCGGCCGCCCTGCACGGAGCCGTCCGCCACGCGAACCCGGACGCCTTCGAGCGGGGATCCCTGCTCGTCGACGACTCGGCCCGAGATCCTGTCACCTCGTGGAGTATTGGCTTCCAGCGGGGATCGATCGGCGGTGACGCTCAGGCCGGGCTCGCCTGACACGGCGGGAAGCGGGCTATCGCCGATGGAGGCGACGGTCGAGATGCCATCGGGTGCGGTCGTGACCACTTCGGGGCGCAAGCCACGCGTGGACGAGCAGCCGGCGCAGCAGGCCAAAGCAATCGAGAACAACTGGCTCAGGTGAAGCATCGCGCGACGTGAGGACATTGGGGGACATCTCCTCCTGAGCAAGCCCAACCGGCGTCGTACGGCTGAGGGCCAGGGTCTCGCGAGATTGAACCCGCGCGGACGCCAGGCCCCGTCCTTCCTCCGCGCCGGAGGTGACCAGGGTGGTTTGAATCCCGGTTGATGTCTCGTCTGATGATCGGCGGTTTGAAACGGGCGACTTGAGCAAGTCCGAGGTGGGTTTGCGGGCAAGGTATCCGAACGAGCGTCTTTAGCCCAGGCGAATTCTTACCGTCAATTCCTCCGGGCGATCTCACGCATCGACAACCCGATCAACGACCGGATCTCCTCGGCATCGTCGGCGTCGGGGACGGCTTGCAGGTAGGCATTGAACGCCCTGATCGCCTCGCCCGGCCGGTCAGTCCTGACGCAGACGAGCCCGAGGTCTCGCTGCTCGATGGGGTTGCAACGATCGATCGCCACAAGCCGCTCGATGACGCGGCGTGCGGCGGCGTAGTCGTCGCGGCGGAGTAGCTGCATTTTCAGGTTGCGGAGCATCCTGGCCACGATCGATTGCGGACGAGCGGGGGCCAATTGGAATGCACTCAGCTCGACCGGCTTGCCGACAACCCGGGAGATCTGGCGGGCACAGCCCGGGGGGTCCAGGAGGGCCCCCGAGTGGAATGCGTCGACGTAGATGGGGAAATCTCCGTCGATCCTGAGCATGAAGTGGGCGGGCAGGTTCACGCCGTCCATCTCCAGGCCGAGTCGTTCGGCCACGGCGCGATAAAGGAGGCAGAGGCTGATGGGAATCCCTGTCTTCCGTTCCATGACCTCATGGAGATAGCTGTTGCGCGGGTCGTCGTATTCGTCCTCGTTGCCGGTGTACCCTTCCTCAATGAAGAGCACCCAGTTGATCTGGCCCAGGACGTGCGCGGTCCGGCAACCGGCGGGGCAACGGGCGCGGACTCGCTCGGAGAGGTCGTCGATCTTGGAGACATAGTCCCCGAGGGTAATCGTCGGGTCGGCGTCGCGCCCGATCTCCAGCGCGATGAGGGTGAGATCGGCGGCGGGGTCGCCCGCGAGCAGCTTGCGGAACTCGGGGCTGTGCTCGAACTTGGTTGGCACGCGACGGCTCCCTCCGTGTCGACGATCCCGGGCCTCCCGAGGGGAAGGGTACGGACGTTCTCGTCTGGATCTCAAGGATAATCGTTCGACGCCATCGGAGCAATCGCCGGACATGCGGGGATGGCCGGGGTCGGCCCCCCCTTGCAAGGCGAAGGGCTGGAACGTAGCCTGAATCGCGCGGGGTAGTTGGCCCGATTGGCCCGCCCGAACGTCCTAGCGGAGAACTCCGACGTGTCCGAGTCGCTCGATGCCCTGATCTCGCGGGCCAAGACCATCCGTCAAGACATCGTCCGGATGACGACCGAGGCCGGCTCGGGGCACCCGAGCAGTTCGCTCTCCGCGACAGAAGTCGTCACGGCGATCTACTTCGGCGGGTTCCTGAACTTCGACGTGAAGAACCCGACCTGGCCCGACCGGGATCGCTTCATCCTGTCCAAGGGGCACGCCGCCCCGGTCCTCTACGCCGCCATGGCCGAGGCCGGCTACTTCCCCAGGGAAGAGCTGATGACCTTGCGCAAGCTGGGCAGCCCGCTCGAAGGGCACCCCAACATGCTGCGTCTGCCGGGAATCGAAGCCTCAACGGGCTCGCTCGGCCAGGGCCTGTCGATGGGCGTGGGTTACTCATTGGCCGCGCGGGTCGACAAAAAGGACTATCACACCTACGTCCTGACCGGCGACGGCGAGCTCGGCGAGGGGCAGATCTGGGAGGCCGCCGCTTCGGCCTCCAAGTATCGCCTGGATAACCTCACCGTCATCGTCGACCGCAACCATTATCAGCAAACAGGCGCCGCCGAAACCGTCCTTGACATGGACCCGATCGACGGCAAGTTCGCCGCCTTCGGCTGGCACACGCAGGCGATCAACGGCAACGACATGGGCGAAGTCGTGACCGCCCTGCAGCGGGCCCGCGAGGTCAAGGGCCAGCCGACTTGCATCCTCTCTCTGACTCACAAGGGTCAGGGGATCCTCAAGCTGCTCGAAAGCCTGGGCGACCTGAACTTCCACGGCAAGCCCTTGCCCGCGAAGAACCTGGACGCCGCCCTGGCCGAGATCGGCTGACACAAGACAAGTTGGGTCCGCGGCCGAAACCTTGACGGGGAGGCCGTGGATCGACGCGCGCGGACATTGGGCAACGGCACACACGCTCGACTGACAAAGGTGGTAAGACGATGGCCGGAGCCGGCTCGGCGATCCAATCCAAGCGGGAAATTGGCAAGGCCACGCGCGACGCCTTCGGGCGAGCGCTTGAAGCACTCGGCGGGGTACATACCGACCTCGTGGTGGTCGACGCCGACGTGAGCAACTCGACCCGGACCGAGTGGTTCGGCAAGAAATACCCCGACCGGTTCTTCAACGTCGGCATCGCCGAGAGCAACCAGGTGGGAGTCGCCGCCGGCATCGCGGCCACGGGCAAGATCGGCCTGGTCTCCAGCTTCGCCGCGTTCATCACCTGCAACGCCTACGACCAGTTGCGGATGTCGGTCGCTTACCCCCGACTGAACGTCAAGGTCGTCGGCAGCCACGCCGGGATCTCGATCGGCGAAGACGGCGCCAGCCAGATGGGCATCGAGGACGTCTCCCTGATGTGCTCGCTGCCCGGCTTCGTGGTCGTGGTCCCTTCCGACGAGGAGTCGGCCAAGGCGGCTACTAAGGCGATGCTCGAGCACAAAGGCCCGGTCTATCTCCGCGTCGGCCGCCCCGACGTGCCGAAGATCTATGCCGAAGGCAAGTGCGACTTTACGCTCGGCAAGGCTATCGTCCTGCGTGAAGGTAAGGACGTCACCTTGGTGGCAAACGGCCTGATGGTCGCCGCCTGCCTGGACGCCGCCGACTCACTTGCCGGTCAGGGCATCGAGGCCCGCGTCCTCGACATGCACACCGTCAAGCCGATCGACCGCGACGCCCTGCTCGCCTCCGCCAAGGCGACCGGCGCGTTCGTCGTGGCCGAAGAGCACCTCGCCCACGGCGGCCTGGGCAGTGCTGTGGCGATGACGCTCGCCGAATTGCACCCGTCGCCGATCCGCTACGTCAATCTGGGCGACCAGTTCGGCGAGAGCGGCACGCCCGACCAGCTGATCGAGAAGTTCGGCATGACTCCGGCCAAGGTCATTGAGGCCGCCCATGCGGTCATCGCCGCCAAGAAGGCCTGAACCGACATCGTTCTTCATCGAGCAACGAGCCGCGGCCGTCGTGAATATCACGACGGCCGCGGCTCGTTGCATCGAGTCCATCGCTCAGTCCGATCGCGACGCCAATCCTTGATTGGTCTCGGCAGGTCGGCCAATGTGGTTACGCACATCGCCGAGCGGATTCACGCGTAACGGGAAATTGGGCCGATGAACGGCCGAACGGGCCAGGTCCGTTCGCAATCGTCGACGTCCTGCAAGGTCGCGCCCGAGTAGGCTCAGGGCGTCGCATTTCCCCCGCCAGAATGGCCCGAATCGACCGCGCATCAGCCTGGCCAGGCCTTGAGCCATGACGAATCCGGCATGCGGGACGACCGAGATCGCCAGCCAGGTCCTCGTCAGATTGGCCCAATACACCAGCTCGGCATTGCGTGCCATCTGCCGCTGTAAGCCGGGTCG
It encodes:
- a CDS encoding redoxin domain-containing protein — translated: MSSRRAMLHLSQLFSIALACCAGCSSTRGLRPEVVTTAPDGISTVASIGDSPLPAVSGEPGLSVTADRSPLEANTPRGDRISGRVVDEQGSPLEGVRVRVADGSVQGGRVKETKTDRAGGFTIRGLETGETYTLLADTEDGERRFGGRIEANAPESGVRISLREVRSVHSGKSIKRASEASEPDPEVSVEESDIIDDSVMANDEDLPPARRTRVARRESDEDVPPQADAETVNAWRKGAAEVLDRKDAEDQGQSRRVSSPDPDPILPDDEPEEVAPPARSEATTPKRPDAEETALIERAFRTSSKAPPPQVVPVAEVKVAELPVPEPTAPPSVADATPDEDVSPDKSLAVAKPEPTADPVVLANFPASESDVETERQRPSWGELPKPVAKPSTKLASGTKPPIKIAEGPAPTEITGLPTPVATVGPKPVSTRRRFGFARAGAKGKPSPQAGTTTAAIDPNNQRIVNFSLPNLEGQTVQFKDFDSDLILIDFWGTWCAPCLESIPRLAALQKRYGPKTLQVVGIACEKGPIDSRAKNVAAVAKKLGVNYSVLLDDAEVPSKIQDLLHIQVYPTMVLVNRSGVILWRDSGATPMNLARLEHAIELAGTRSSVASTLP
- a CDS encoding transglutaminase-like domain-containing protein: MPTKFEHSPEFRKLLAGDPAADLTLIALEIGRDADPTITLGDYVSKIDDLSERVRARCPAGCRTAHVLGQINWVLFIEEGYTGNEDEYDDPRNSYLHEVMERKTGIPISLCLLYRAVAERLGLEMDGVNLPAHFMLRIDGDFPIYVDAFHSGALLDPPGCARQISRVVGKPVELSAFQLAPARPQSIVARMLRNLKMQLLRRDDYAAARRVIERLVAIDRCNPIEQRDLGLVCVRTDRPGEAIRAFNAYLQAVPDADDAEEIRSLIGLSMREIARRN
- a CDS encoding transketolase; protein product: MSESLDALISRAKTIRQDIVRMTTEAGSGHPSSSLSATEVVTAIYFGGFLNFDVKNPTWPDRDRFILSKGHAAPVLYAAMAEAGYFPREELMTLRKLGSPLEGHPNMLRLPGIEASTGSLGQGLSMGVGYSLAARVDKKDYHTYVLTGDGELGEGQIWEAAASASKYRLDNLTVIVDRNHYQQTGAAETVLDMDPIDGKFAAFGWHTQAINGNDMGEVVTALQRAREVKGQPTCILSLTHKGQGILKLLESLGDLNFHGKPLPAKNLDAALAEIG
- a CDS encoding transketolase C-terminal domain-containing protein, which codes for MAGAGSAIQSKREIGKATRDAFGRALEALGGVHTDLVVVDADVSNSTRTEWFGKKYPDRFFNVGIAESNQVGVAAGIAATGKIGLVSSFAAFITCNAYDQLRMSVAYPRLNVKVVGSHAGISIGEDGASQMGIEDVSLMCSLPGFVVVVPSDEESAKAATKAMLEHKGPVYLRVGRPDVPKIYAEGKCDFTLGKAIVLREGKDVTLVANGLMVAACLDAADSLAGQGIEARVLDMHTVKPIDRDALLASAKATGAFVVAEEHLAHGGLGSAVAMTLAELHPSPIRYVNLGDQFGESGTPDQLIEKFGMTPAKVIEAAHAVIAAKKA